The Pseudarthrobacter sp. BIM B-2242 region TCGCCGGGCTTGCGGCGGGCATCGCGGCGGGATCGGGGCAGGCGTCCGACGCTGCGGCCATAACTGCTGCCATGGACCGCGCCCGCTCCCTCGTTGCAGACTACGCTTCCGAAGCCACCGGGGCGCCCGTCGAATGATCACCGTCGAATGACCGCCGCCCCCGGCGACAAACCCGGGAGCCCCGACCCAACGCACGCGCCCGCACCTGACACCCACGCCAAACACCTGGCCCATACCTGGGAAGAGGCGCGCCAAGCCGCCTTCGACAGTGCCACGCCCATTCCACCCGGACGGGTACCGCTGGCGCAGGCGCTGGGCAGGGTCCTGGTTGAAGACATCACCGCGCTGCACGATATGCCGCACTATGCGTCCTCGGCGATGGACGGCTGGGCGGTCAACGGCAGCGGTCCGTGGATCGTGGCGGAGGCCGGCCAGCGGCTCGCCCCGCACCAGGCCAGCCCGATTGTCACCGGGGGACTGATTCCGCCCGGTGCCAAGGCAGTGCTGCGCAGCGAGAGTGCAGTGCTGGGCACCGACGACGACGGCCTGCCGCTTTTGCTGACCGGCGGCACCGCCCGTCCAGGGGAACCGCGGAACGGCCAGCACATCCGGAAGGCCGGCGAGGAAGCAGCTGCGGGGGAAGTCCTGGTCAAGGCCGGCGTCACACTGAACCCGGCACACCTGGCCTTCGCTGCCCTGGCCGGGTACGACGACCTGCTGGTCCGCGGGAAGCCGGTGGTGAAGCTGCTGCTCACGGGGTCCGAAGTCGTGGCGGAAGGCCTGCCCGTGCCCGGGCAGGTCAGGGACACGTTCGGGCCGCAGCTCGCATCAGTGGTGGCCATGCTTGGCGGCATTTTCGCCGGCAAGGAGAAAATCGGCGATTCGTATGCAGAGTGGCTGGCAGGGCTGGAGGACCTCCCGCCTGAGGTTCCGGACCCGGCTGCCCTGCCCGCCGACGTCGTCATTACCACCGGCGGAACGGGACCATCCCACACCGATCACCTCCGCCGTGCAGTATCGGAGCTGGGCGGTCGGCTGATCATCGATGGCATCGCCATGCGCCCCGGGCATCCGGCCGTCCTGGCCGAACTGCCGGACGGGCGCTTTGTCCTGGGGCTGCCCGGCAACCCTTTGGCCGCCATGATGGCTTTATCGACGGTGGGGGCACCGCTCCTGGCCGGCTTGGGCCACGCACCCCTGCCGCCCGTGCAGGAGGTCCCTTGCGGGACAACCCTGGAGCCCGAGCCCGGCCGGACCCGGCTCCTTCCGTTCAGGCTCCTGTACGGAATGGCTTCCCCTGCGAGGCACACGGGTCCCGGGATGATGCGCGGGCTCGCGTCGGCGGACGGCGTGATGGTGGTTCCGCCGCACGGCGTGCAGCTTGGCGAGCCCGTGCCTGCATTCGCATTGCCGTGGGGGCCGCCCTTGCCCGTACCGGAACCGGCGGGCGCAAAGGCCAAAACCCGGACTGCGGCCAGGGCAGCCAACCGGACTGCGGCCAAGGACGGGGTAAAAGACCGCGCGAAGCCGGCCGGCCCCGTGGATTGGAGCGCCCTGCTGGACTGAACTGCTGAGGCTGCAGGACCCGGACCCGGCCGCAGGTTCTTCCTGGCCGGGTGTGCTCCGCAGTCCGGCCGTGATGCGATGATTGAGCTATGAACACTCCCCGCAGCAAGGTCCGGAACCCCAGCAGCAAGGGCCCTCAGAGCACCAGCCCAGGCCGCTGATGGGACGCGTGACGCAGCGCCGCAAGGTGCATAAGTATGTTCTGGACGGCTCACCCAAGGCGCTCGAGTTTCCGGTCCGCCACCGCGAGGACGTGCTCGCCGTCGAAGAGCCGCTGGAGATCAGAATTGGCCAGCTGTCGTTCTCGGTGACGATGCGGACGCCCGGCGATGACTTCGATTTGGTGGCCGGTTTCCTGGTGTCCGAAGGAATCATTTGGAGCCCCGACCAGCTGGTTTCACTCCGCTTCTGCGCCGGCGAGGACGAAAACGGGGTGCAGACCTTCAACGTGGTGGAAGCCCAGTTGCGGCCCGACGTCGAACTGCCCGCCAAAGGACGGAACGTTTTCACCTCAAGTTCCTGCGGCATTTGTGGCATAGATTCGATCGAAGCGGTGCGGAAATCCTCCCACTACAGCCCTGCCTCGGATCCGGTGACCGTTCCGGCTGACGTCCTGGCCGTCCTGCCCGACCGGCTCCGCGAAGCACAGGCGGTGTTCGACACCACCGGCGGCGTGCACGCCGCGGGCCTGTTCCGGGTATCGGACGACGGCAGCGTGGAACTTTTGTGCCTCCGGGAGGATGTGGGCCGCCACAACGCCGTGGACAAGGTGGTGGGCTGGGCCCTGCGGGAACGGATGTTGCCGCTGACCGGACTGGTCCTGCAGGTATCGGGACGGGCGTCGTTCGAATTGGTCCAGAAGGCAGCGCTGGCCGGAATCCCGGTGCTTGCGGCCGTGAGTGCACCGTCCAGCCTGGCCGCCGAGCTCGCCGCGGCCAGCGGCATGACGCTGGTCGGATTCAGCCGCCGGACCAGCCTGAATGTGTACGCCGGGCAGGAAAGGATCACCCTTTCCGCCGGGCAGGTTCGCGCAGAGGCTGCTGCCGACGTCTCGGGCTGAGGCTGCGCGGACGGCCCCGGGGAGGGAAACTGGCACTTGGCTATTGAGCTACTAGCCGGTAGATTTTATCCATCGATTGGACGGCGATGTCCCGATTCGACTACTCACATTCACGTATTTAAGAGGGTTTACAGTGCATGACGACCGCCGGATTACCGAAGTCCGCCTGGACCGGTTTGTCCGCGAGCGGATCAATCCCGCCGTTTACACCCGCAGCGTTCCCCTGAACCTGAGCAGCTGGGACGCGCCCGGTGAACCTGTCACCGTGATGGACGCCCTGCGGCATGAGTTCCTGCCGCAGGAGCACGGTGCTGCCTGGGGCCAGCCGTGGGGCACCAAGTGGCTTCGTCTGCAGGGGGACGTGCCCCAGGCCTGGGGTACCGGGCCGGACACCACGGTGGAAGTCGTGGTGGACCTCGGGTTTATCAACGAAGCCCCCGGATTCCAGTGTGAGGGCATCGCGTGGCGCCCGGACGGAACCATCATCAAGGCCATTTCGCCGCGGAACCAATACATCCCGCTGAAACTGCTGGGTAGCGGCATGGCCGTCGACTTCTACGTTGAAGCGGCCGCCAATCCTGACATGGCGCAGGGCTGGACGTTCGCGGCCACGCCGTACGGGGACAAGGCAACCGCCGGCACGGCACCGCAGTACCGGCTCGGCAGGATCGCCATCGCCGAACTCAACCAGACGGTCTGGGAACTCCAGCAGGACATCTGGACCCTCTCCGGGCTGATGCATGAACTTCCCATGGAGCAGCCCAGGCGCCACGAAATTCTGCGCGCGCTCGAACGCATGATGGACCTGATGGACCCGGATGACGTCGCAGGCACCGCGGCCGCAGGACGCGAAGCCCTCGCAGAGGTCATGTCCCGCCCCGCCTATGCCTCCGCGCATCAGCTGGTGGCCACGGGCCATGCCCACATAGACTCCGCCTGGCTGTGGCCGGTCCGCGAAACCATCCGCAAATGCGCAAGGACGTTCTCCAACGTGGTGGCGCTGATGGATGAGGACCCAAGTTTTGTGTTTTCCTGCTCATCGGCCCAGCAGTTCGCGTGGATGAAGGAGTTCTACCCTGAGCTCTTCGGACGGATCCGGGAGAAGGTCAAGGCCGGCCAGTTCGTTCCGGTGGGAGGCATGTGGGTCGAATCGGACACCAACATGCCCGGTGGTGAGGCCATGGCCCGCCAGTTCGTGGAAGGCAAGCACTTCTTCCTTCAGGAATTCGGCGTCGAATGCAAGGAAGCCTGGCTCCCGGACTCCTTCGGGTACTCCGCAGCCCTGCCGCAGATCGTTCGGTCAGCCGGCAGCCAGTGGTTCCTGACGCAGAAAATCTCCTGGAACCAGATCAACCGGATGCCGCACCACACCTTCAACTGGGAGGGCATTGACGGCACCAGGCTCTTCACGCACTTCCCGCCGGTGGACACCTACAACGCCGAGCTCAGCGGACGCGAACTGGCCCACGCCGAGCGCAACTTCCGCGACCATGGCCGCGCCAATATCTCGCTGGTGCCGTTCGGTTACGGCGACGGCGGCGGCGGGCCCACACGTGAAATGCTGGCTGCCGCGCAACGCACCGCAGATCTGGAAGGCTCACCCAAAGTGCGGGTGGGATCCGCCGAAAGCTTCTTCACGGCGGCGGAGGAAGGCTATGCCGGCCTTCCTGTCTGGGTGGGGGAAATGTACCTCGAGCTCCACCGCGGCACGTACACCAGCCAGGCGCAGACCAAGCGCGGCAACCGGCGCAGTGAACACCTGCTGCGTGAGGCCGAACTCTGGTGCACCACAGCCGCTGTCCGCGGCTCCTTTGCCTACCCGGCGGCCGAACTGAAGCGGCTCTGGCGGCTGGTCCTCCTGCAGCAGTTCCACGACATCCTGCCCGGCAGCGCCATCGCCTGGGTCCACCAGGACGCGGAGCGGAACTACGCCGCCATCAGCGCGGACCTCGAAACCATCATCGGCCAGGCGGCGGCCGCGCTGCTTGGCGAGGGTCCGCGGACGTTCCTGCTCAACGCGGCACCGCACGCCCGGAACGGCGTCCCGGCACTCGGCGCAGCCGAGCCTGCGGTCCAGGGCGAGCCTGCCCAGGCCACCGCGGAGGACGGCGGGTACGTGCTGGACAACGGCGTGATCAGGGCGGTCCTGGACGCCGACGGCCTCCTCGCCTCCCTTACCGACTACGCCACGGGCCGCGAGGCCATCGCGCCCGGGGAACGCGGCAACCTGCTGGAACTGCACCGGGACACCCCCAACGAGTGGGACGCATGGGATATCGATGAGTTCTACCGCCGCAACGTCACGGCACTGGCGTCAGCGCAGGAGATCCGGCTGGAGCACGTCGGGAGCGGCGCCGTTGTGGTGGTGAGCCGGGTTGCGGGCTCGTCGCCGGTCACCCAGCGGATCACGCTGGAGGCGGGCAGCGACTCGCTGAGCATCACCACGGCCGTGGAGTGGCAGGAGAGCGAGAAGCTCCTCAAACTCGGCTTCCCGCTGGACGTCAAAGCGGACCGCTCCGCCGCCGAGACGCAGTTCGGGCACGTCTTCCGGCCGACGCACGTGAACACCTCGTGGGAGGCCGCGAAGTTCGAGATCTGTGCGCACCGCTGGATCCACGTGGCCGAGCCCGGCTACGGCGTCGCGATTTCCAACGCGGCCACCTACGGGCACGATGTCACCCGGACCGTCCGCGGCACCGACGGCGGGACCACCACCACGGTGCGGCTGTCCCTGCTGCGGGCACCGAAGTTCCCGGACCCGACGGCGGACCGCGGACACCAGGAACTCACGGTCACCATCCGTCCCGGCGCAGGCATTGCCGAGGCAGTGGAAGAGGGGTACCGCACCAACCTGGCTCCGCGGCTGGTCCGCGGCGGCCACGATGTGCAGCCGCTGTTCGCGGTGGACAATCCGGCCCTGGTCATTGAGGCGGTCAAGCTCGCCGAGGACGGTTCCGGAGACGTTGTGGTCCGTCTTTATGAGTCCCTGGGGCAACGGTCATCCGGCACCCTCACCGCCGGCTTCCCGGTCAAGGACGTACAGGCGACGGACCTGTTGGAACGGCCTTCGGCTGCACCCGGCGTCACGCCCGCCCAAGAAGGCGCCGTCAACCTTGCCCTGCGTCCCTTCCAGCTGGTCACGCTGAGGTTTGTCCGGTAGAGCCCGGGTGACGAGGGAGATCCTGAGTTCACGAGGGAATATGCGTATGCATATAAACCTTATGCAGGGCATGGAACTGGGAATCTTTACCTTCGGCGACATCCACCGGGACCCTGTGAGCGGCGCCCGGGTATCGCCGGAGCAAAACGTGCAGGACCTCCTGGAGCGTGCGCGGCTCGCTGACCAGGTGGGGCTCCATTACTTCGGAGTGGGGGAGCACCACCGGCCGGACTATTCGGTCACGTCGCCCTCGACAGTGCTGGCAGCGGTCGCGGCGCAGACGGGGCAGATCAGGGTGGGAAGCGCCGTCACGGTGCTGAGCACCGAGGACCCTGTGCGCGTCTTCCAGCAGTTCGCCACCCTCGACCTCATCAGCAAGGGCCGCGCGGAGCTGACCGCCGGCAGGGGTAGCTTCATCGAGTCTTATCCGCTGTTCGGTGCCAGGCTGGAGGACTACGACGCCCTCTACGAGGAAAAGCTGGAGCTGCTCCTCCAACTCAATGCCCGGGAGCGCGTGACCTGGACCGGGCGGTTCCGGGCCGCCCTGGATGACGCACTCATTTTGCCACGCCCCTTCCCGGCCCCTGACGGCAAGCGTGAGCTGGACATCTGGATCGCCACCGGGGGAACTCCCAAGTCATCTGTGCGTGCTGCAGCCTTGGGGCGAAATGTTATGTATGCGCTCCTGGGCGGATCCGTGCGGAACTTCGAGCGCCACGCCGCACTCTACCGGCAAACCGCCGTCGAGCACGGGCATGGCCGGGTTCCCCTGAAGGTGGGCGTCAGCGCGCCTGGCATGGTGCTGCGGGACGCTCCGGCAGGGCCGGGCCGCGCCAAGGACGCCTTCCGGCCGTACTGGCTGGACACCATGCGCCGGATCGCAGCCGAGCGGGGCTTTCCCGCACCCAGCGGCGTCACGTACAACATGGAGACCGCCCCGGCCGGTGCATTGTTCGTGGGCAACCCGGAGCAGGTGGCCCACAAAATCATCAGGATGCACGGGTATATGCAGCACGATCGGCAGATCTTCCAGCTGGACCTGTCGTCGGTTCCGCAGCGGACTGTGCTTGAAGCGATCGAGCTCCTGGGTACCGAGGTACTTCCGCTCGTGCAGCGTGAGCTGGGAAGTGCGGCCGCAACGGCAACTGAGGTCCCAAACCAGACAGCCTCAAGCCAAAAAGCGCCTTAAACAGGCTGAGTGGGGGCGGTCCCCAACGGCCGCCACCACTCATCCCCCCAATGTGTGCAAAGGTTTATCGGGCCCGGCGTCCAAGAAGTTATCCCCGTTCGCAAACACCGGCGCGCCACCTTCACACATTCATGATTGTGCCACGTCTAATGATTTTGTGAAAGCCGTGACTCCTACTTTGCAGTAGAAGTCTTTTGCCGCGTGCCGCTCCGACCGTAGATGAGGCTGGCAACGCCAATCAACGCCAGCCCCAGCACAAAGCAAAGCACCGCCGTGTAGTTAACCAGGAACGTAGCCCCCGCCCAGCTTGGCGGGTAAAACGGGAAGAACAGGGTCAATGCCACGGCCACGGAGCCGACGGCCAGCAGGAGGGCGGCGACCCGGACCAGTGCGGGCAGCCTGCTTCCCACCGCGCGGGCCATGGCCGGTAACAGAGCCAGGGAAACGTAGGCGGGATAAGCGCGGCCGGCGGCGCCGTAGTACTCAACCAGCAGTCCATTGCGGCTGTTCTTGGCCGACACCCCGGCCAGGCCCACGGACGATCCGGCAGTATCCATCATCAGGAAGACGGCCACCACAATCAGCGAGGTGAGCGCCACCGCTGCCATTCCGATCCGGCCGGTGATCAGCCGGTAGGCCGTGTCAGCCCCAAAGCCCCTCGTGATCCGGATTCCCACGAAGAAGATGGCGGCGAAGATGACCAGACGCAGAATGAGGTTGGCCACGTTGAGGCCGCCCAGGGCCTGGTCGATGGCAACATACGGCGCTTCGATGCTGAGGAGGATCGCGAGGGTCATCAGGGCAAAAATGTAGAAGAGTGTCCTGTTTTTCCCCCGCACGGCGCTGGGAACCCGGGCGATGGCCACCAGGCCGCACA contains the following coding sequences:
- a CDS encoding molybdopterin molybdotransferase MoeA, with amino-acid sequence MTAAPGDKPGSPDPTHAPAPDTHAKHLAHTWEEARQAAFDSATPIPPGRVPLAQALGRVLVEDITALHDMPHYASSAMDGWAVNGSGPWIVAEAGQRLAPHQASPIVTGGLIPPGAKAVLRSESAVLGTDDDGLPLLLTGGTARPGEPRNGQHIRKAGEEAAAGEVLVKAGVTLNPAHLAFAALAGYDDLLVRGKPVVKLLLTGSEVVAEGLPVPGQVRDTFGPQLASVVAMLGGIFAGKEKIGDSYAEWLAGLEDLPPEVPDPAALPADVVITTGGTGPSHTDHLRRAVSELGGRLIIDGIAMRPGHPAVLAELPDGRFVLGLPGNPLAAMMALSTVGAPLLAGLGHAPLPPVQEVPCGTTLEPEPGRTRLLPFRLLYGMASPARHTGPGMMRGLASADGVMVVPPHGVQLGEPVPAFALPWGPPLPVPEPAGAKAKTRTAARAANRTAAKDGVKDRAKPAGPVDWSALLD
- the fdhD gene encoding formate dehydrogenase accessory sulfurtransferase FdhD, whose protein sequence is MGRVTQRRKVHKYVLDGSPKALEFPVRHREDVLAVEEPLEIRIGQLSFSVTMRTPGDDFDLVAGFLVSEGIIWSPDQLVSLRFCAGEDENGVQTFNVVEAQLRPDVELPAKGRNVFTSSSCGICGIDSIEAVRKSSHYSPASDPVTVPADVLAVLPDRLREAQAVFDTTGGVHAAGLFRVSDDGSVELLCLREDVGRHNAVDKVVGWALRERMLPLTGLVLQVSGRASFELVQKAALAGIPVLAAVSAPSSLAAELAAASGMTLVGFSRRTSLNVYAGQERITLSAGQVRAEAAADVSG
- a CDS encoding glycoside hydrolase family 38 C-terminal domain-containing protein, which translates into the protein MHDDRRITEVRLDRFVRERINPAVYTRSVPLNLSSWDAPGEPVTVMDALRHEFLPQEHGAAWGQPWGTKWLRLQGDVPQAWGTGPDTTVEVVVDLGFINEAPGFQCEGIAWRPDGTIIKAISPRNQYIPLKLLGSGMAVDFYVEAAANPDMAQGWTFAATPYGDKATAGTAPQYRLGRIAIAELNQTVWELQQDIWTLSGLMHELPMEQPRRHEILRALERMMDLMDPDDVAGTAAAGREALAEVMSRPAYASAHQLVATGHAHIDSAWLWPVRETIRKCARTFSNVVALMDEDPSFVFSCSSAQQFAWMKEFYPELFGRIREKVKAGQFVPVGGMWVESDTNMPGGEAMARQFVEGKHFFLQEFGVECKEAWLPDSFGYSAALPQIVRSAGSQWFLTQKISWNQINRMPHHTFNWEGIDGTRLFTHFPPVDTYNAELSGRELAHAERNFRDHGRANISLVPFGYGDGGGGPTREMLAAAQRTADLEGSPKVRVGSAESFFTAAEEGYAGLPVWVGEMYLELHRGTYTSQAQTKRGNRRSEHLLREAELWCTTAAVRGSFAYPAAELKRLWRLVLLQQFHDILPGSAIAWVHQDAERNYAAISADLETIIGQAAAALLGEGPRTFLLNAAPHARNGVPALGAAEPAVQGEPAQATAEDGGYVLDNGVIRAVLDADGLLASLTDYATGREAIAPGERGNLLELHRDTPNEWDAWDIDEFYRRNVTALASAQEIRLEHVGSGAVVVVSRVAGSSPVTQRITLEAGSDSLSITTAVEWQESEKLLKLGFPLDVKADRSAAETQFGHVFRPTHVNTSWEAAKFEICAHRWIHVAEPGYGVAISNAATYGHDVTRTVRGTDGGTTTTVRLSLLRAPKFPDPTADRGHQELTVTIRPGAGIAEAVEEGYRTNLAPRLVRGGHDVQPLFAVDNPALVIEAVKLAEDGSGDVVVRLYESLGQRSSGTLTAGFPVKDVQATDLLERPSAAPGVTPAQEGAVNLALRPFQLVTLRFVR
- a CDS encoding LLM class flavin-dependent oxidoreductase, with amino-acid sequence MHINLMQGMELGIFTFGDIHRDPVSGARVSPEQNVQDLLERARLADQVGLHYFGVGEHHRPDYSVTSPSTVLAAVAAQTGQIRVGSAVTVLSTEDPVRVFQQFATLDLISKGRAELTAGRGSFIESYPLFGARLEDYDALYEEKLELLLQLNARERVTWTGRFRAALDDALILPRPFPAPDGKRELDIWIATGGTPKSSVRAAALGRNVMYALLGGSVRNFERHAALYRQTAVEHGHGRVPLKVGVSAPGMVLRDAPAGPGRAKDAFRPYWLDTMRRIAAERGFPAPSGVTYNMETAPAGALFVGNPEQVAHKIIRMHGYMQHDRQIFQLDLSSVPQRTVLEAIELLGTEVLPLVQRELGSAAATATEVPNQTASSQKAP